A genomic segment from Lutibacter sp. A80 encodes:
- the clpB gene encoding ATP-dependent chaperone ClpB, protein MNFNKFTIKSQEAIQKGQQIAQNLGHQQIENSHILKGIFEVDKNVTPFIFKKLGINIELLKSLIDKTIESYSKVTGGGDTTLSRNASKMLTTATNEANDLKDEFVSIEHLLLAILNTKDTTSQILKDQGITDKGMQAAISELRKGSKVTSQSAEETYNSLNKFAKNLNQLAKDGKLDPVIGRDEEIRRILQILSRRTKNNPMLVGEPGTGKTAIAEGLAHRIIKGDIPENLKGKQIYSLDMGALIAGAKYKGEFEERLKSVIKEVTSAEGEIVLFIDEIHTLVGAGGGQGAMDAANILKPALARGELRAIGATTLDEYQKYFEKDKALERRFQKVIVDEPDTESAISILRGIKEKYENHHKVQIKDEAIIAAVELSQRYISNRFLPDKAIDLMDEAASKLRMEINSKPEELDVLDRKIMQLEIEIEAIKREKDEKKLASLKKEIANLKENRNEINAKWVSEKELVDSVQSNKEAIENFKLEAERAEREGDYGKVAEIRYGKIKDAQEKLEKLQNEIAKNQDSALINEEVTRDDIAEVVAKWTGIPVTKMLQSDREKLLHLEEELHKRVVGQEEAIVAVSDAVRRSRAGLQDTKKPLGSFLFLGTTGVGKTELAKALAVYLFDDESSLTRIDMSEYQERHAVSRLVGAPPGYVGYDEGGQLTEAVRRKPYSVILLDEIEKAHPDTFNILLQVLDEGRLTDNKGRVADFKNTIIIMTSNMGAHIIQEKFEKMDMENRDLITEATKIEVVGLLKQTIRPEFLNRIDEVIMFTPLNLAEIHQIVKLQLNGLIKMLKAQDIHIEYTDDLVDALANKGFDPQFGARPVKRVIQKDILNELSKEILSARITSDSHILLDAFDDKIVFRNK, encoded by the coding sequence ATGAACTTTAATAAATTTACAATAAAATCGCAAGAAGCTATCCAAAAAGGACAGCAGATTGCACAAAATTTAGGTCATCAACAAATTGAAAATTCACATATTTTAAAAGGTATTTTTGAAGTTGATAAAAATGTTACTCCTTTTATTTTTAAAAAATTAGGAATAAATATAGAACTGTTAAAAAGCTTAATTGACAAAACCATAGAAAGTTATTCTAAAGTTACAGGTGGTGGAGACACTACCCTGTCTAGAAACGCTTCAAAAATGTTAACTACAGCTACAAATGAAGCTAATGATTTAAAAGATGAATTTGTTTCAATAGAACATTTATTATTAGCCATTTTAAATACAAAAGATACAACTTCTCAAATATTAAAAGATCAAGGTATCACAGATAAAGGAATGCAAGCTGCAATTTCAGAATTACGTAAAGGAAGCAAAGTAACATCGCAAAGCGCCGAAGAAACATACAATTCTTTAAATAAATTTGCTAAAAATTTAAATCAATTAGCAAAAGATGGTAAACTAGATCCTGTTATTGGTAGAGATGAAGAAATTCGTAGAATTCTTCAAATTCTATCACGTAGAACAAAAAACAACCCAATGTTAGTTGGTGAACCTGGTACAGGTAAAACTGCGATTGCAGAAGGCTTAGCACATAGAATAATTAAAGGAGATATTCCAGAAAATTTAAAAGGAAAACAAATTTACTCTTTAGATATGGGAGCACTTATTGCAGGGGCAAAATATAAAGGTGAATTTGAAGAACGTTTAAAATCTGTAATAAAAGAAGTAACATCTGCAGAAGGAGAAATTGTGCTTTTTATTGATGAAATTCACACCTTAGTTGGTGCTGGTGGTGGTCAAGGTGCTATGGATGCGGCAAATATTTTAAAACCTGCCTTAGCTCGTGGTGAATTAAGAGCAATTGGTGCAACTACCTTAGATGAATATCAAAAATATTTTGAAAAAGATAAAGCTTTAGAACGTAGATTTCAAAAGGTAATTGTTGATGAACCAGATACTGAAAGTGCCATTTCAATTTTACGTGGAATAAAAGAAAAATATGAAAATCACCATAAAGTACAAATAAAAGATGAAGCAATTATAGCTGCAGTAGAACTATCACAACGCTATATTTCAAACAGGTTTTTACCAGATAAAGCTATTGACTTAATGGATGAAGCTGCTTCAAAATTACGTATGGAAATTAATTCAAAACCTGAAGAATTAGATGTTTTGGATCGTAAAATTATGCAATTAGAAATTGAAATTGAAGCTATTAAACGCGAAAAGGATGAAAAAAAATTAGCTTCACTTAAAAAAGAAATTGCCAATTTAAAAGAAAACAGAAACGAAATAAATGCAAAATGGGTAAGCGAAAAAGAATTAGTAGATAGCGTTCAAAGCAATAAAGAAGCTATTGAAAATTTTAAACTAGAAGCAGAACGTGCCGAACGCGAAGGCGATTATGGAAAAGTTGCAGAAATTAGGTATGGAAAAATAAAAGATGCTCAAGAAAAACTTGAAAAACTTCAAAATGAAATAGCTAAAAATCAAGATTCAGCTTTAATTAATGAAGAAGTAACTAGAGATGATATTGCAGAAGTTGTAGCTAAATGGACGGGAATTCCAGTAACAAAAATGCTACAAAGTGATCGAGAAAAATTATTGCATCTAGAAGAAGAATTACACAAAAGAGTTGTAGGACAAGAAGAAGCAATTGTTGCAGTTTCAGATGCTGTTAGACGTTCAAGAGCTGGATTACAAGACACTAAAAAACCTTTAGGTTCCTTTTTATTTTTAGGAACAACAGGTGTAGGTAAAACAGAACTTGCAAAAGCATTAGCTGTTTATTTATTTGATGATGAAAGCTCTTTAACTCGTATTGATATGAGTGAATACCAGGAACGCCATGCCGTTAGTAGATTGGTTGGTGCGCCTCCAGGATATGTTGGTTACGATGAAGGTGGACAATTAACAGAAGCTGTTAGACGTAAACCATATTCAGTAATTTTATTAGATGAAATTGAAAAAGCACATCCCGATACTTTTAATATTTTATTACAAGTATTAGATGAAGGACGATTAACCGATAATAAAGGTAGAGTTGCAGATTTTAAAAATACCATTATTATCATGACTTCAAATATGGGAGCTCATATTATTCAAGAAAAGTTTGAAAAAATGGATATGGAAAATAGAGATCTTATTACTGAAGCTACTAAAATTGAAGTTGTTGGCTTATTAAAACAAACTATTAGACCTGAATTTTTAAATAGAATTGATGAGGTTATTATGTTTACACCTTTAAATTTAGCAGAAATTCATCAAATAGTAAAATTGCAATTAAATGGTTTAATAAAAATGTTGAAAGCACAGGATATACATATTGAATATACTGATGATTTAGTTGATGCTCTTGCCAATAAAGGTTTTGACCCTCAATTTGGTGCAAGACCAGTAAAAAGAGTGATTCAAAAGGATATTTTAAATGAATTATCTAAAGAAATTTTATCTGCAAGAATAACTTCTGATAGTCATATTTTATTAGATGCTTTTGATGATAAAATTGTATTTAGAAATAAATAA
- a CDS encoding Hsp20/alpha crystallin family protein yields MLLKSSGIPAMPSIFDDFFRDWSLSNYSDTNTTLPAVNIKENENEFTVEVAVPGMSKDDFKINLNNNVLTISSEKTVENEENNDKYTRKEYSYQSFERSFNLPKNIVESDQISAAYKNGELKITIPKKEEAKPTPPKLIEIQ; encoded by the coding sequence ATGTTATTAAAAAGTTCAGGCATTCCTGCAATGCCATCTATTTTTGACGATTTTTTTAGAGATTGGTCTTTATCTAATTATTCAGACACCAATACTACATTACCGGCTGTAAACATTAAAGAGAATGAAAATGAATTTACAGTTGAAGTAGCTGTTCCAGGAATGAGTAAAGATGATTTTAAAATTAATTTAAATAACAATGTTTTAACAATCTCTTCTGAAAAAACTGTAGAAAATGAAGAAAACAACGATAAATATACTCGTAAAGAATATAGTTATCAGTCTTTTGAAAGAAGTTTTAATTTACCTAAAAACATTGTTGAAAGTGATCAAATTTCAGCAGCTTATAAAAATGGTGAATTAAAAATTACAATTCCTAAAAAGGAAGAAGCAAAACCTACGCCTCCTAAATTAATTGAGATTCAATAA
- a CDS encoding histidine phosphatase family protein, translating to MFFKFSLGKFFLIISVLICSVTLNAQENSSEITTYYFIRHAEKNRLNPSNKNPNLKEKGVDRALNWSKTFKNIEFDYIFSTNYNRTTQTALPTAKSKNLEIQFYNPSDLYNEDFKTLTKGKTVLVVGHSNTTPKFVNKVLGEDKYPEIEDRNNSNLYIVTISENNKSTILLNIEI from the coding sequence ATGTTTTTTAAATTCTCATTAGGTAAGTTTTTCTTAATTATTTCAGTTTTAATATGTAGTGTTACTTTAAATGCACAAGAAAATTCATCAGAAATTACAACCTATTATTTTATTAGACATGCCGAAAAAAACCGTTTAAATCCATCAAACAAAAATCCAAATCTTAAAGAAAAAGGAGTTGATAGAGCTTTAAATTGGAGTAAAACTTTTAAAAATATTGAATTTGATTATATTTTTTCAACAAATTATAACAGAACCACTCAAACAGCTTTGCCTACTGCTAAAAGTAAAAATTTAGAAATTCAATTTTATAATCCTAGCGATTTATACAACGAAGATTTTAAAACTCTAACTAAAGGAAAAACCGTATTAGTTGTTGGACACAGCAATACAACTCCAAAATTTGTAAATAAGGTTTTAGGTGAAGATAAATATCCCGAAATAGAAGATCGTAATAATTCCAACCTTTATATTGTAACAATTTCAGAAAATAATAAAAGTACTATTTTACTAAATATTGAAATTTAA
- the smpB gene encoding SsrA-binding protein SmpB produces MQKKINIQNKKARFEYEILDKYVAGIQLTGTEIKSIRESKARITESFCEFNEKGELFAINMFIEEYLYGHAYNHSPKSERKLLLNKQELKKLQKEVQNVGLTIIPLRLFLTDKGWAKLEIALCKGKKNYDKREVIKDRDNKRDLARIKKNFN; encoded by the coding sequence ATGCAGAAGAAAATTAACATACAAAATAAAAAAGCTCGTTTTGAATACGAGATCTTAGATAAATACGTTGCTGGAATTCAATTAACGGGTACTGAAATTAAATCGATTCGTGAAAGTAAAGCCCGCATAACAGAAAGTTTTTGCGAGTTTAACGAAAAAGGTGAGTTATTTGCAATTAATATGTTTATTGAAGAATACCTTTATGGACATGCATACAACCATAGCCCAAAAAGTGAACGTAAATTATTATTAAATAAGCAAGAGCTTAAAAAGCTGCAAAAAGAAGTTCAAAATGTTGGTTTAACTATAATACCTTTAAGGTTATTTTTAACAGATAAAGGTTGGGCAAAACTTGAAATTGCATTGTGTAAAGGAAAGAAAAACTACGACAAACGTGAAGTAATTAAAGACCGAGATAATAAACGAGATTTAGCTAGAATAAAAAAGAATTTTAACTAA
- a CDS encoding UbiA family prenyltransferase codes for MNSVVYFKLIHWKNLLLIIYVFLLIKLLFLPSLSIETTLNLFSFYILLISILLITTAGFIINTLETNFLDKINNQKKLITTKEKTLKLYKITNTIGIALGLLFCLKIEKPTLSFIFIGIALLHFFYAKKLNKIPLIRNLISVFLISINIIILVIFELDFSLKDANQKLAFNIISILSFYIFCISLIQQSIKNIKNINKDYALKVNTLPIVLGINRTQKITFIFSLIPISILLIIIVNFSEIYKFTILYLLIAVFLPFLYAVIKLHTAKKKNDFKKIITLLQVNLFLGINTLTIFSIFH; via the coding sequence ATGAATAGTGTAGTTTATTTTAAATTAATTCATTGGAAAAATTTACTGCTCATTATTTATGTCTTTCTATTAATTAAACTACTGTTTTTACCTTCACTTTCGATTGAAACAACACTAAATTTATTTTCTTTTTATATTTTATTAATTTCAATACTATTAATTACCACTGCTGGCTTTATAATAAACACACTTGAAACTAATTTTTTAGATAAAATTAATAATCAAAAAAAATTAATTACAACCAAAGAAAAAACGCTCAAATTATATAAAATAACAAATACAATAGGAATAGCTTTGGGTCTTCTTTTTTGCTTAAAAATTGAAAAACCAACACTTTCATTTATATTTATAGGAATTGCTTTATTACATTTTTTTTATGCCAAAAAGCTAAATAAAATACCTTTAATTAGAAATTTAATCAGTGTATTTTTAATTAGTATTAATATCATTATTTTAGTCATTTTTGAGCTTGATTTTTCACTAAAAGATGCAAATCAAAAATTAGCTTTCAATATAATTTCAATACTTAGCTTTTATATTTTTTGCATTAGTTTAATTCAACAATCAATTAAAAATATTAAAAACATAAATAAAGACTACGCTTTAAAAGTAAACACTTTACCAATTGTATTAGGCATTAACAGAACACAAAAAATTACATTTATTTTTAGCTTAATCCCTATTAGTATTTTGCTTATAATAATCGTTAATTTTAGTGAAATTTATAAATTTACCATACTATATTTATTAATTGCTGTTTTTCTACCTTTCCTTTACGCAGTAATAAAATTGCATACTGCAAAGAAAAAAAATGACTTTAAAAAAATAATTACCTTATTACAGGTTAATCTGTTTTTAGGAATAAATACTTTAACAATATTTTCAATCTTTCATTAA
- a CDS encoding Maf family nucleotide pyrophosphatase codes for MLQNKLITKNIILASGSPRRHELFKELGVNFTIKVKEVEETYNTNLKKEEITNYLCKLKAASFTNEISENDIIVTADTIVWHNNKALEKPKNASEAIEMLQGLSGKKHTVYSSICIKTKNNETLISDKTNVYFKQLTLNEIEYYVENYKPYDKAGAYGIQEWIGLIGVTKIEGSYFNVMGLPVHKLYEELIKI; via the coding sequence ATGCTACAAAACAAATTAATAACTAAAAATATAATATTAGCTTCAGGTTCACCAAGGCGCCACGAATTATTTAAAGAACTAGGCGTAAATTTTACCATAAAAGTTAAAGAGGTTGAAGAAACCTACAATACAAACTTAAAAAAAGAAGAAATTACTAATTATTTATGCAAATTAAAAGCGGCCTCTTTTACAAATGAAATTTCTGAAAACGATATAATTGTTACAGCAGACACCATTGTTTGGCATAATAATAAAGCATTAGAAAAACCTAAAAATGCTTCAGAAGCAATTGAAATGTTACAAGGGTTATCTGGAAAAAAACACACAGTTTATTCTTCAATTTGTATTAAAACAAAAAATAATGAAACCTTAATTTCAGATAAAACTAATGTTTATTTTAAACAATTAACACTAAACGAAATTGAATACTATGTTGAAAATTACAAACCTTATGATAAAGCAGGTGCTTATGGTATTCAAGAATGGATAGGTTTAATAGGCGTTACAAAGATTGAAGGTAGTTATTTTAATGTAATGGGCTTGCCTGTTCATAAATTATATGAAGAATTAATAAAAATTTAA
- a CDS encoding transketolase family protein, whose amino-acid sequence MKKYTYTEKKDTRSGFGAGLAELGDKNENVVALCADLIGSLKMEKFIENHPERFFQIGIAEANMIGIAAGLTIGGKIPFTGTFANFSTGRVYDQIRQSVAYSGKNVKICASHAGLTLGEDGATHQVLEDIGLMKMLPGMTVINTCDYNQTKAATIAIADYDGPVYLRFGRPVVPVFMPENEEFIVGKAIQLTEGTDVTIVATGHLVWEALQASEKLEAKGINAEVINIHTIKPLDDEAILKSVAKTGCIVTAEEHNIIGGLGESVSRLLVQNNIVPQEFVAVNDSFGESGTPAQLMEKYKLNDKAIVTAVEKVIKRK is encoded by the coding sequence ATGAAAAAATACACATACACCGAAAAAAAAGATACAAGATCAGGTTTTGGAGCTGGATTAGCTGAATTAGGAGATAAAAACGAAAACGTAGTTGCCCTTTGTGCCGATTTAATTGGTTCGTTAAAAATGGAAAAATTTATTGAAAATCATCCTGAAAGATTTTTTCAAATTGGGATTGCAGAAGCTAATATGATTGGTATTGCTGCTGGTTTAACAATAGGTGGTAAAATTCCTTTTACAGGTACTTTCGCAAATTTCTCAACTGGTAGAGTTTACGATCAAATTCGTCAATCTGTTGCATATTCAGGTAAAAATGTAAAAATATGTGCTTCTCATGCAGGTTTAACCTTAGGAGAAGATGGTGCAACGCATCAAGTATTAGAAGACATTGGATTAATGAAAATGTTACCTGGAATGACTGTTATTAATACTTGTGATTATAACCAAACTAAAGCAGCTACTATTGCTATTGCAGATTATGATGGTCCTGTTTATTTACGATTTGGACGTCCTGTAGTACCAGTATTTATGCCAGAAAATGAAGAGTTTATTGTTGGAAAAGCAATTCAACTTACAGAAGGAACTGATGTTACTATTGTAGCAACAGGCCATTTAGTATGGGAAGCTTTACAAGCATCGGAAAAGTTAGAAGCTAAAGGAATTAATGCTGAAGTAATTAATATTCATACAATTAAACCTCTAGATGATGAAGCTATTTTAAAATCTGTTGCAAAAACAGGTTGTATTGTAACTGCTGAAGAACACAATATTATAGGTGGCTTAGGTGAAAGTGTTTCTAGATTGTTAGTTCAAAATAATATAGTGCCACAAGAATTTGTTGCAGTTAACGATAGTTTTGGTGAATCTGGAACTCCAGCACAATTAATGGAAAAATATAAATTAAATGATAAAGCTATAGTTACTGCTGTTGAAAAAGTAATTAAGAGAAAATAA
- a CDS encoding outer membrane beta-barrel protein, whose translation MKKKSFLFSMLFLASIMLVNAQNDFGIKGGLSYNTNGDLKEFTSEVDNIYKNEGKGKSGFNVGFYGKLDLGGIYIRPELLYTKTTSEYELNTGNTEDYKISKLDVPVLVGFKVIGPLNIFAGPAFQYILDNDLEGVSIGDVENEYSVGVNIGASLEIGRFGFDVRYERGLSENEAEWTDAGETFTLDSRPEQLIFSLSYSLSKKNN comes from the coding sequence ATGAAAAAAAAATCATTCTTATTTTCAATGCTATTTTTAGCTTCAATAATGCTAGTAAATGCCCAAAACGATTTCGGTATTAAAGGCGGTTTAAGCTATAATACAAATGGAGATCTTAAAGAATTTACAAGTGAAGTTGATAATATCTATAAAAACGAAGGAAAAGGAAAATCTGGATTTAATGTAGGTTTCTATGGAAAATTAGATTTAGGAGGAATCTATATTCGTCCTGAATTATTATATACTAAAACAACTAGTGAATATGAACTAAACACAGGCAATACAGAAGATTATAAAATTTCTAAATTAGATGTTCCTGTATTAGTTGGTTTTAAAGTAATTGGCCCTTTAAACATTTTTGCAGGTCCTGCTTTTCAATATATTTTAGACAATGATTTGGAAGGTGTAAGTATTGGTGATGTTGAAAATGAATATTCTGTTGGCGTTAATATTGGTGCTTCTTTAGAAATAGGAAGATTTGGCTTTGACGTTAGATACGAAAGAGGTTTAAGTGAAAATGAAGCTGAGTGGACAGATGCTGGTGAAACGTTTACATTAGATTCTAGACCTGAACAATTAATTTTTAGTCTATCGTATAGTTTGTCTAAAAAGAATAATTAA
- a CDS encoding response regulator, whose amino-acid sequence MDFINSGIKSELLKLDIQEIQYVQYCDEALLKLKSAKLNNDPFDLLISDLSFDNDSVEQKITSGDELIKVVRNEFPTLKIAVFSVEDKPFRVQTLFNEYGVNAYVWKSREGLRELKKAIQLIFSSNKSYISPHVSGALYKNNTVEISDYDLFLIECISKGYLQEEISVKLKEKEWTPTSVSSIEKRLKFLKEHFNANNPAHLVSITKDLGLI is encoded by the coding sequence ATGGACTTTATTAATAGTGGAATAAAGTCTGAATTATTAAAATTAGATATTCAAGAAATTCAATATGTTCAGTATTGTGATGAAGCATTATTAAAGTTAAAAAGTGCAAAATTAAATAACGATCCTTTTGATTTATTAATTAGTGATTTGTCTTTTGATAATGATTCAGTAGAGCAAAAAATAACATCAGGAGATGAGCTTATAAAAGTAGTTAGAAATGAATTTCCAACTTTAAAAATTGCCGTTTTTTCTGTAGAAGATAAACCCTTTAGAGTACAAACATTGTTTAATGAATACGGTGTTAATGCGTATGTTTGGAAAAGTAGAGAAGGCTTACGAGAGCTTAAAAAAGCAATTCAATTAATTTTTAGTTCTAATAAATCTTATATTTCACCACATGTTTCTGGCGCATTATATAAAAATAATACTGTTGAAATATCTGACTACGATTTATTTTTAATTGAATGTATTTCAAAAGGATATTTACAAGAAGAGATAAGTGTTAAATTAAAAGAAAAAGAATGGACGCCTACAAGTGTAAGTAGTATTGAGAAAAGATTAAAATTTTTGAAAGAACATTTTAATGCAAATAATCCAGCACACTTGGTTTCTATAACTAAAGATTTAGGGCTGATTTAA
- a CDS encoding tetratricopeptide repeat-containing sensor histidine kinase has protein sequence MKSLISTCLFFVIFSFSLLVSCTSKEELKSSNNIAVDSIGIFMKKMKNDTLDLKTRLNAANKSLKWVSETKDSSYKKDILAYKIYLFINVRKYDSAVHISKELLHKSIEEKDSTSIGLNYTRIAYYFNRNQQKDSAYYYYNLIKNEYLTYIDSITRGNNFLEMAIIERTYGDYSASDYSGSLALNYYGDKSPNTSASVYNNWAISSKSQGALEDALIFYKKAIDLTTSKQQKILIANNLAVTYREIGDYNSSIKILDSLLKDTITLFRTKARVIDNLAYTKWLAKKEENVLPALEKALEMRLQENDLWGLIASYAHLSAYFKKLSPKISLSYASKLYDVAIRQKSIPDQLDALQKIIELEDSEKAKEYYSTYVHLNDSLQKTKLLAKNQFAKIKYESDKNQKENLQLKIAQEASKLQLEKEKTRNIIGVVSSGAVVLGLLGFLYYRKQKHKQEKRIEVYNTETRIAKKIHDEVANNVVNIMNKVQYTSASKEVLLDDLENVYMLTRNISHQNNIIETGDKFVNSLKSMLSSFNNNRTTVIIKKINEAALELVSNDKQIEIYRVLQELMVNMQKHSEATLVAISFKNDNKNYAINYSDNGKGVDKVDLNLKNGIKNVETRIKSINGIINFETSLNKGFKVFISFKR, from the coding sequence ATGAAAAGTTTAATATCTACATGTCTCTTTTTTGTTATTTTTAGTTTTTCCCTATTGGTATCTTGTACTTCAAAAGAAGAATTAAAATCTTCAAATAATATTGCTGTGGATTCTATAGGTATTTTCATGAAAAAGATGAAAAATGATACTCTAGACTTAAAAACTCGATTAAATGCAGCAAATAAATCTTTGAAATGGGTATCTGAAACAAAAGATAGCTCATACAAAAAAGATATTCTAGCTTATAAAATTTATTTGTTTATAAATGTTAGGAAATATGACAGTGCTGTTCATATTTCAAAAGAGTTATTGCATAAATCAATAGAGGAAAAGGATTCAACATCCATTGGGTTAAATTATACTAGAATTGCATATTACTTTAACAGAAATCAACAAAAAGATAGTGCATATTACTATTATAATTTAATTAAAAATGAGTATTTAACATACATCGATAGTATTACAAGAGGTAATAACTTTTTAGAAATGGCCATTATTGAGCGTACTTATGGAGATTATAGTGCAAGTGATTATTCAGGCTCTTTAGCTTTGAATTATTATGGCGACAAAAGCCCAAATACCTCAGCAAGTGTTTATAATAATTGGGCAATTTCTTCAAAATCACAAGGGGCACTAGAGGATGCATTAATTTTTTATAAAAAAGCGATCGATTTAACCACTTCAAAACAACAAAAAATACTTATAGCAAATAACTTAGCTGTTACCTACAGAGAAATAGGAGATTATAATTCTTCCATAAAAATTTTAGATAGTTTACTAAAAGATACTATAACTCTTTTTAGAACAAAAGCTAGGGTTATTGACAATTTAGCATATACCAAATGGTTGGCGAAAAAGGAAGAAAATGTATTACCTGCACTAGAAAAAGCTTTAGAAATGCGATTGCAAGAAAATGATTTATGGGGATTAATAGCAAGCTATGCTCACCTTTCAGCATATTTTAAAAAATTAAGTCCTAAGATTTCATTGTCTTATGCTTCTAAATTGTATGATGTGGCAATTCGTCAAAAAAGTATCCCAGACCAATTAGACGCACTACAAAAAATTATAGAATTAGAAGATTCAGAAAAAGCAAAGGAGTATTATAGTACTTATGTGCATTTAAACGATAGTTTGCAAAAGACAAAGCTATTAGCCAAAAATCAATTTGCAAAAATTAAATATGAAAGTGATAAAAATCAAAAAGAGAACTTACAATTAAAAATTGCGCAAGAAGCGAGTAAATTACAATTAGAAAAAGAGAAAACCAGAAATATAATTGGAGTTGTTTCAAGTGGTGCAGTTGTTCTTGGTTTATTAGGTTTTTTATATTATCGTAAACAAAAACACAAACAAGAAAAAAGAATAGAAGTTTATAATACGGAAACTCGAATTGCAAAAAAAATTCATGATGAAGTAGCAAATAATGTTGTAAATATTATGAATAAAGTTCAATATACTTCAGCATCTAAAGAAGTACTTTTAGATGATTTGGAAAATGTATATATGTTAACTCGAAATATATCACATCAAAACAATATTATTGAAACAGGAGATAAGTTTGTAAATTCTTTAAAATCCATGCTTTCTAGTTTTAATAATAATAGAACTACTGTTATTATAAAAAAAATTAATGAGGCAGCATTAGAATTAGTATCAAACGATAAACAAATAGAAATTTATAGAGTTTTACAGGAGTTAATGGTAAATATGCAAAAACATAGTGAAGCTACTTTAGTTGCAATTTCATTTAAAAATGATAATAAAAACTATGCTATTAATTATTCAGATAATGGAAAAGGAGTTGATAAAGTAGACTTAAATTTAAAAAATGGTATTAAAAATGTGGAAACCCGTATTAAATCTATAAATGGTATTATTAATTTTGAAACATCCTTAAATAAAGGGTTTAAAGTTTTTATAAGTTTTAAAAGATAA